From a single Sinorhizobium sp. RAC02 genomic region:
- a CDS encoding creatininase family protein: MAHPKMRWTDNDLDLPPEARTGWIAVLPLGAHEGHGPHLPFETDTLIAEGIAARLAAVLPTHLPVTLLPAEPVGYSPEHLDVPGTRSLGYAEAIERWLGIAGDLNRFGIRKLVLLNAHGGNSPLMTIVATEARIRFDMLVVATAWTRFGQPDGWIAAEDKAIDIHGGDIETSVMLALHPDLVRMDKAERFGSRQAEFAARFAHLRAYGPHAFGWKMSDLNPQGVAGDASAATAEKGERLIAHAVRGLVALLEDVAAFDADTLR; encoded by the coding sequence ATGGCGCATCCCAAGATGCGATGGACCGACAACGATCTGGACCTGCCGCCGGAGGCGCGCACAGGCTGGATCGCTGTACTGCCGCTTGGCGCCCATGAAGGCCATGGCCCCCACCTGCCATTCGAAACGGATACGCTGATCGCCGAGGGCATTGCCGCCCGGCTGGCTGCCGTGCTGCCCACGCATCTGCCGGTAACATTACTGCCCGCCGAGCCCGTCGGCTATTCGCCGGAACATCTCGACGTGCCGGGTACACGCTCGCTGGGTTACGCCGAGGCCATCGAACGCTGGCTCGGCATTGCAGGGGATCTCAATCGTTTCGGCATCCGCAAGCTCGTGCTGCTCAACGCGCATGGCGGCAATTCGCCCCTGATGACGATCGTCGCGACCGAGGCGCGCATCCGCTTCGACATGCTCGTGGTGGCGACGGCCTGGACTCGTTTCGGCCAGCCGGACGGCTGGATCGCTGCGGAGGACAAGGCAATCGACATCCATGGCGGCGATATCGAGACGTCCGTGATGCTGGCGCTTCATCCGGACCTCGTCCGCATGGACAAGGCGGAGCGTTTCGGCTCTCGACAGGCGGAGTTTGCCGCCCGCTTCGCGCATCTGCGCGCCTACGGGCCGCATGCCTTCGGCTGGAAAATGTCCGACCTCAACCCGCAGGGTGTCGCCGGCGACGCCAGCGCTGCGACAGCGGAAAAAGGCGAGCGGCTGATTGCCCATGCCGTCCGCGGCCTCGTCGCCCTTCTTGAGGACGTCGCCGCATTCGATGCGGATACGCTCCGCTAA
- a CDS encoding GTP-binding protein, whose product MTETALPKPIPVTVLTGYLGAGKTTLLNRILTGNHGKKYAVIVNEFGEIGIDNDLIVESDEEIYEMNNGCICCTVRGDLIRVVEGLMRRPGRFDAIIVETTGLADPVPVAQTFFMDDDVRQKTELDAVVALVDAKHLPLRLKDSREAEDQIAFADVVLINKTDLVSPEELARIEATVRVINPSARIHRTTRSEIDLTKVLDQGAFNLERALENDPHFLDHDHPDHACGPDCGHDHHHHHDHDHAHHDHDHHHHDYDHHHHDHSVSPIHDVTVQSISLRGGEMNPDRFFPWIQKITQTDGPNILRLKGIIAFAGDDERYVVQGVHMIVEGDHQRAWKDGEKRESRLVFIGRDLDREKIERTFKACEAAQA is encoded by the coding sequence ATGACCGAAACAGCCCTTCCCAAGCCCATTCCCGTCACCGTGCTCACCGGCTATCTCGGCGCCGGCAAGACGACGCTGCTCAACCGTATCCTCACCGGCAACCACGGCAAGAAATATGCCGTCATCGTCAACGAGTTCGGCGAGATCGGCATCGACAACGACCTGATCGTCGAGTCGGACGAAGAAATCTACGAAATGAACAACGGCTGCATCTGCTGCACGGTGCGCGGCGACCTGATCCGCGTCGTCGAAGGCCTGATGCGCCGCCCCGGCCGCTTCGACGCGATCATCGTCGAGACCACCGGCCTTGCCGATCCGGTGCCGGTCGCCCAGACCTTCTTCATGGACGACGATGTGCGCCAGAAGACCGAACTCGACGCTGTCGTCGCCCTCGTCGACGCAAAACATCTGCCGCTGCGCCTGAAGGACAGCCGCGAGGCCGAGGACCAGATCGCCTTCGCCGACGTCGTGCTGATCAACAAGACCGACCTCGTCAGCCCGGAAGAGCTGGCGCGGATCGAGGCAACGGTGCGCGTGATCAACCCGTCCGCCCGCATCCACCGCACCACCCGTTCGGAAATCGACCTCACCAAGGTTCTGGATCAGGGTGCGTTCAACCTGGAGCGTGCGCTCGAAAACGATCCGCACTTCCTCGACCATGACCACCCGGACCATGCCTGCGGCCCGGATTGCGGCCATGACCATCATCATCACCACGACCACGATCATGCGCACCATGATCACGATCATCACCACCACGATTATGACCACCATCACCATGACCACAGCGTCTCGCCGATCCATGACGTGACGGTGCAGTCGATCTCGCTGCGCGGTGGCGAGATGAACCCGGACCGCTTCTTCCCGTGGATCCAGAAGATCACCCAGACCGACGGCCCGAACATCCTGCGCCTCAAGGGCATCATCGCCTTTGCCGGCGATGATGAGCGGTATGTCGTGCAGGGCGTGCACATGATCGTCGAGGGCGACCACCAGCGCGCCTGGAAGGATGGCGAGAAGCGCGAAAGCCGCCTCGTCTTCATCGGCCGCGATCTCGACCGCGAGAAGATCGAACGCACCTTCAAGGCCTGCGAGGCAGCCCAAGCATGA